From Amblyraja radiata isolate CabotCenter1 chromosome 21, sAmbRad1.1.pri, whole genome shotgun sequence, a single genomic window includes:
- the LOC116984993 gene encoding choline kinase alpha-like encodes MGRHFCCPSQGVDSLVLESVMFAVLAERALGPRLYGVFPRGRLEQYIPSRRLLTEELGLPDISAEIAVKMSRFHGMVMPFNKEPKWLFETMDRYLKQIMGLTFVREAHVKKFNKLKTFNLPGELASLKSLLEATWSPVVFCHNDVQEGNILYLADKDATSTDKLMLIDFEYSSYNYRDFDIGNHFCEWMYDYTYDQWPFFKANMENYPNRQQQLHFIRHYLSEYSGNKGDSVHDDQLKIEEEMIIEINRYALASHYLWALWAIIQAKLSTIEFGYMDYALYRLEAYFDQKRILG; translated from the exons TAGGCATTTTTGTTGTCCCTCGCAGGGTGTGGATTCTCTGGTACTGGAGAGCGTGATGTTTGCTGTATTGGCAGAACGTGCCTTGGGACCAAGATTATATGGAGTGTTTCCGCGGGGACGTTTGGAGCAATACATTCCA AGCCGTCGACTGCTGACTGAAGAGTTGGGACTTCCAGATATTTCAGCAGAGATAGCAGTAAAAATGTCTCGATTCCACGGAATGGTCATGCCCTTCAACAAAGAACCAAAGTGGCTGTTTGAGACTATGGACAG GTATCTCAAGCAGATAATGGGATTGACATTCGTCAGAGAGGCACATGTGAAAAAGTTTAATAAACTGAAGACTTTCAACCTGCCAGGAGAGTTGGCGAGTTTAAA GTCGCTTCTTGAAGCCACATGGTCACCTGTGGTTTTTTGTCATAATGATGTACAGGAAG GTAATATTCTCTATTTGGCGGACAAAGACGCAACATCCACAGATAAATTGATGCTGATTGATTTTGAGTACAGCAGCTACAACTACAG GGACTTTGACATTGGAAATCACTTCTGTGAATGGATGTATGACTACACTTATGATCAGTGGCCTTTCTTCAAAGCTAATATGGAGAATTATCCCAACCGACAGCAGCAG CTTCACTTCATCAGACATTACCTTTCTGAATATTCGGGGAATAAAGGGGACTCGGTGCATGATGATCAGTTGAAAATTGAAGAAGAGATGATCATTGAGATCAACAG GTATGCCCTAGCCTCTCACTACCTGTGGGCACTCTGGGCTATTATACAAGCAAAGCTTTCCACAATTGAGTTTGGTTACATG GATTATGCCCTGTATAGACTGGAAGCCTACTTTGATCAGAAGAGAATACTTGGTTGA